A genomic region of Labrys wisconsinensis contains the following coding sequences:
- a CDS encoding methyl-accepting chemotaxis protein has translation MRLSIKVLLTSLFGAMVVVCAGQGGYGIVNLRAIEADVADIATNSLPSVDGANRINNAAGDYRLLQYQLVTSATTEDAVRMLADKAAELAQARKDYEPLISSPEEKALYDRFLRAWARYETGSRKMQGLIEAGMRDDALALLGGAEMAKAYSEASDALDKDVALNRKGAEASSSATLAAMESMLAATYVALALAVGVGVLAMLFSHLRVARPIVGMTAFMRRLADGDTAEDVPSQGRRDEIGAMAGAVQVFKDNLIRNAALEAEAAQARLDGEAQRKAMMQRLAGDFEGAVGGIVEMVSSAATEMQATAQQLTAVAQETSAQATSVSGAAEEAGTNVASVASSAEELGASVGEIGRQVERSSQQAREAVTTAEQTAAIVHELSEAAARIDGIVEMISGIAGQTNLLALNATIEAARAGEAGRGFAVVAAEVKSLAEQTARATAEIGQQIAGIQSTTERSVKAIASITGTIRGMNETSAAIASAVEEQGAATREIIQAVTQAAIGTGEVTANITGVARAAEETGSGATQVLVAASELARQSETLRSEVATFLQTVRAA, from the coding sequence ATGCGTCTTTCCATCAAGGTTCTGCTGACGTCCCTGTTCGGGGCGATGGTCGTCGTCTGCGCCGGTCAGGGCGGCTACGGCATCGTCAATCTCCGTGCGATCGAGGCCGACGTGGCTGATATCGCCACCAACTCGCTGCCGTCCGTGGATGGAGCCAACCGCATCAACAATGCGGCGGGCGACTATCGCCTGCTGCAATATCAGCTGGTGACGTCCGCCACGACGGAGGACGCCGTGCGCATGCTGGCGGACAAGGCGGCCGAGCTGGCGCAAGCGCGCAAGGACTACGAGCCGCTGATCTCCTCGCCCGAGGAAAAGGCGCTCTACGACCGGTTCCTGCGCGCCTGGGCCCGCTATGAGACCGGCAGCCGGAAGATGCAGGGCCTGATCGAGGCCGGCATGCGGGACGACGCACTCGCGCTGCTCGGCGGCGCCGAGATGGCCAAGGCCTACAGCGAGGCCAGCGACGCGCTCGACAAGGACGTGGCGCTGAACCGGAAGGGAGCCGAAGCGTCGTCCTCCGCGACCCTGGCCGCCATGGAGAGCATGCTGGCGGCGACCTACGTCGCCCTCGCCCTCGCGGTCGGCGTAGGCGTCCTCGCCATGCTGTTCAGCCATTTGCGGGTGGCGCGCCCGATCGTCGGCATGACCGCGTTCATGCGCCGCCTTGCCGATGGCGACACGGCCGAGGACGTGCCGTCGCAGGGGCGGCGTGACGAGATCGGCGCCATGGCCGGCGCCGTGCAGGTGTTCAAGGACAACCTGATCCGCAACGCGGCGCTGGAGGCGGAGGCGGCGCAGGCCCGGCTCGACGGCGAGGCGCAGCGCAAGGCGATGATGCAGCGCCTGGCCGGGGACTTCGAGGGCGCGGTCGGCGGCATCGTCGAGATGGTATCCTCGGCCGCCACCGAGATGCAGGCCACCGCCCAGCAGCTCACGGCCGTGGCGCAGGAGACCTCGGCGCAGGCGACCTCCGTGTCCGGAGCCGCCGAGGAGGCGGGCACCAACGTCGCCTCGGTGGCGAGCTCGGCCGAGGAGCTCGGCGCCTCGGTGGGCGAGATCGGCCGCCAGGTCGAGCGCTCCTCGCAGCAGGCGCGCGAGGCGGTGACCACGGCGGAGCAGACGGCCGCCATCGTCCACGAGCTCAGCGAGGCGGCGGCGCGCATCGACGGCATCGTCGAGATGATCTCCGGCATCGCCGGCCAGACCAACCTGCTCGCCCTCAACGCCACCATCGAGGCGGCGCGGGCCGGCGAGGCCGGCCGCGGCTTCGCCGTGGTGGCGGCCGAGGTCAAGTCGCTGGCCGAGCAGACGGCACGGGCCACCGCCGAGATCGGCCAGCAGATCGCCGGCATCCAGTCCACCACCGAGCGCTCGGTCAAGGCCATCGCCAGCATCACCGGTACGATCCGCGGCATGAACGAGACCTCCGCCGCCATCGCCTCGGCGGTGGAGGAGCAGGGCGCCGCCACCCGCGAGATCATCCAGGCCGTCACCCAGGCCGCCATCGGCACCGGCGAGGTCACGGCCAACATCACCGGCGTCGCCCGCGCCGCGGAGGAGACCGGCTCCGGCGCCACCCAGGTGCTCGTCGCCGCCTCCGAGCTCGCCCGCCAGTCCGAGACCCTGCGCAGCGAGGTCGCGACCTTCCTGCAGACGGTGCGGGCGGCCTGA
- a CDS encoding type II toxin-antitoxin system RelE/ParE family toxin, whose translation MILGFRDQWLRAFFVEDIHSRNIPADLEGRLFRKLQMIDDAATDQDLRVPPSNHFEKLRGSLDGFHSIRVNRQWRLIFRWDGSRGEAADLYLDDHGYR comes from the coding sequence ATGATCCTCGGGTTTCGGGACCAGTGGTTGCGGGCCTTCTTCGTGGAGGACATCCACTCCCGCAACATCCCGGCCGATCTCGAAGGCCGATTGTTCCGCAAGCTCCAGATGATCGACGATGCGGCAACCGATCAGGATCTGCGGGTGCCGCCCAGCAATCATTTCGAGAAGCTGCGCGGCAGTCTCGACGGTTTCCATTCGATCCGCGTCAACAGGCAATGGCGGCTGATCTTCCGATGGGACGGGAGCCGGGGCGAGGCGGCGGATCTCTATCTCGACGACCACGGCTATCGGTGA
- a CDS encoding HigA family addiction module antitoxin gives MLMTKRKPATVGEILTEEFMQPLGLTQAALAEAMGVQRKHVNELCNDRRTVTAATALILARVFGNSPDFWLNVQRRSDLWMVMNTPDERARVERAKPLPTAA, from the coding sequence ATGCTGATGACCAAGCGCAAGCCGGCGACGGTCGGCGAAATCCTCACCGAGGAGTTCATGCAACCCCTCGGCCTGACGCAGGCTGCATTGGCCGAGGCAATGGGCGTGCAGCGCAAGCATGTGAACGAGTTGTGCAACGATCGCCGCACCGTGACGGCGGCGACGGCGCTGATCCTGGCACGGGTGTTCGGCAACAGCCCGGATTTCTGGCTCAACGTGCAGCGGCGCAGCGACCTCTGGATGGTGATGAACACCCCGGACGAGCGAGCCCGTGTCGAGCGGGCAAAGCCTCTTCCGACGGCGGCGTGA
- a CDS encoding LamB/YcsF family protein, whose amino-acid sequence MTRIDLNSDLGESFGVYTLGNDEAMLEIVTSANVACGFHAGDPLVMAETIERAGRNGVAVGAHPSFLDLWGFGRRPILGERPADIEKHVIYQIGALQALAQAAGTSLQHVKTHGSLGNMAAEDDDLALAVARAIKAVDPGLIFIVMPGLATERAAEAVGLRLAREVYADRAYADNGNLVSRKLDGAVIHDADAAAERVLRMVEANEIVTAGGRRMPVSIDTVCVHGDTPGAVGMARRIRDRLAAAGLTIAPFGTWL is encoded by the coding sequence ATGACCCGCATCGACCTCAACAGCGACCTCGGCGAGAGCTTCGGCGTCTACACCCTCGGCAATGACGAGGCGATGCTGGAGATCGTCACCTCGGCCAATGTCGCCTGCGGCTTCCATGCCGGCGACCCGCTGGTCATGGCCGAGACCATCGAGCGCGCCGGCCGCAACGGCGTCGCCGTCGGCGCGCATCCGAGCTTCCTCGACCTCTGGGGCTTCGGCCGCCGGCCGATCCTCGGCGAGCGGCCGGCCGACATCGAGAAGCACGTGATCTACCAGATCGGCGCCCTGCAGGCCCTGGCGCAGGCCGCCGGGACCAGCCTGCAGCACGTCAAGACCCACGGCTCGCTCGGCAACATGGCGGCGGAGGACGACGACCTCGCCCTGGCGGTGGCCCGCGCCATCAAGGCCGTCGACCCCGGCCTGATCTTCATCGTCATGCCGGGCCTGGCGACCGAGCGCGCCGCCGAGGCCGTCGGCCTGCGCCTGGCGCGCGAGGTCTATGCCGACCGCGCCTATGCCGACAACGGCAACCTCGTCTCGCGCAAGCTCGACGGCGCCGTCATCCATGACGCCGACGCGGCGGCCGAACGGGTCCTGCGCATGGTCGAGGCCAACGAGATCGTCACCGCCGGCGGCCGGCGCATGCCGGTGTCGATCGACACGGTCTGCGTCCATGGCGACACGCCTGGTGCCGTCGGCATGGCCAGGCGCATCCGCGACCGCCTCGCCGCCGCCGGCCTCACGATCGCGCCGTTCGGCACCTGGCTGTAG
- a CDS encoding biotin-dependent carboxyltransferase family protein yields the protein MADHLAITDGGPFSTLQDSGRFGYQRFGISASGAMDAVALAAVNALLGNPAGTAAIEMTMAGLAFTVEAGRCRIAVAGAPMPLTVNGEPAATGRAHDLAHGDRVKLGAARQGLRAYLGVAGGFALAPVLGSLSTHTRSGIGGLEGRALRAGDRLALRGGVPEGPPLQLDAAGIPDPAGPIRVLLGPQDDAFTAAGIATFLSAAYTVSTKADRMGCQLDGAAIEHRAGFNIVSDGIMNGSIQVPGHGRPIVLLADRQTTGGYPKIATVIGPDLFRLAQRRPGETVRFTSVSAAEAEGIAASHRDAVEAMVAAVRPVAAAGALSPEALLGLNLISGVVSATDPGERVG from the coding sequence ATGGCTGACCACCTCGCCATCACCGACGGAGGCCCCTTCTCCACGCTGCAGGACAGCGGCCGCTTCGGCTATCAGCGTTTCGGCATCTCCGCCTCCGGCGCCATGGACGCGGTGGCGCTGGCCGCAGTCAACGCCCTGCTCGGCAATCCCGCCGGCACCGCCGCGATCGAGATGACCATGGCCGGCCTCGCCTTCACCGTCGAGGCCGGACGCTGCCGCATCGCAGTCGCCGGCGCGCCGATGCCGCTGACCGTCAACGGCGAGCCGGCGGCGACGGGGCGGGCGCACGACCTTGCGCACGGCGACCGGGTCAAGCTCGGCGCGGCACGCCAGGGCCTGCGCGCCTATCTCGGCGTCGCCGGCGGCTTCGCCCTGGCGCCGGTGCTCGGCAGCCTCTCCACCCACACCCGCTCGGGCATCGGCGGGCTGGAGGGCCGGGCGCTGCGGGCGGGCGACCGGCTGGCGCTGCGAGGCGGCGTGCCCGAAGGCCCGCCGCTCCAACTCGACGCGGCCGGCATTCCCGACCCCGCCGGCCCGATCCGGGTGCTGCTCGGCCCCCAGGACGACGCCTTCACCGCGGCGGGGATTGCCACCTTCCTGTCGGCCGCCTACACCGTCTCGACCAAGGCCGACCGCATGGGCTGCCAGCTCGACGGCGCGGCGATCGAACATCGCGCGGGCTTCAACATCGTCTCCGACGGCATCATGAACGGCAGCATCCAGGTGCCTGGCCATGGCCGGCCGATCGTGCTGCTCGCCGACCGCCAGACCACCGGCGGCTATCCCAAGATCGCCACGGTGATCGGGCCCGACCTGTTCCGCCTGGCCCAGCGCCGGCCGGGCGAGACGGTGCGCTTCACCAGCGTCTCGGCCGCCGAGGCCGAGGGGATCGCCGCAAGCCATCGCGACGCGGTGGAGGCGATGGTCGCCGCGGTCCGGCCCGTGGCCGCGGCCGGCGCGCTGTCGCCGGAGGCCCTGCTCGGCCTCAACCTGATCAGCGGCGTGGTCTCGGCCACCGATCCGGGCGAGAGGGTGGGGTGA
- the pxpB gene encoding 5-oxoprolinase subunit PxpB, translating into MDGSGLAAPRFLDAGDGGLVAEFGDEIDAALNERVMALDAALAARGLPGVTETVPTYRSLLVLFDPLVLPREQLVREILALRPAPRGAGRSRSRWRVPVCYGGECGVDLEHVAGLHGLTPDEVVALHAGAEYRIYMIGFAPGFAYLGGLPERIHTSRRTDPRLKTPPRSISIGGRQAAVSPPLEIPSGWHLIGQTPVRSYDPGRESPFLFEVGDAIRFEPVDAAAYREMLAAAEAGEPVAVREDADG; encoded by the coding sequence ATGGACGGATCAGGGCTCGCCGCGCCCCGCTTCCTAGACGCCGGCGACGGCGGGCTGGTGGCCGAGTTCGGCGACGAGATCGACGCTGCGCTGAACGAGCGGGTGATGGCGCTCGACGCCGCGCTGGCCGCGCGCGGCCTCCCCGGCGTCACCGAGACCGTGCCGACCTATCGCTCCCTCCTGGTGCTGTTCGACCCGCTGGTGCTGCCGCGCGAACAGCTGGTGCGCGAGATCCTGGCATTGCGCCCGGCCCCGCGCGGCGCCGGACGGTCGCGCTCGCGCTGGCGCGTGCCGGTTTGCTATGGCGGCGAGTGCGGTGTCGACCTGGAGCACGTCGCCGGCCTGCACGGCCTGACGCCGGACGAGGTGGTGGCGCTGCATGCCGGCGCGGAGTACCGCATCTACATGATCGGCTTCGCGCCGGGCTTCGCCTATCTCGGCGGCCTGCCCGAGCGCATCCACACCAGCCGGCGCACCGATCCGCGGCTGAAGACGCCGCCGCGCAGCATCTCGATCGGCGGCAGGCAGGCGGCGGTGTCCCCGCCCCTGGAGATCCCGAGCGGCTGGCACCTCATCGGCCAGACGCCGGTGCGCTCCTACGATCCCGGGCGGGAGAGCCCCTTCCTGTTCGAAGTTGGAGACGCCATCCGCTTCGAGCCGGTGGATGCGGCCGCATATCGGGAGATGCTGGCCGCCGCCGAGGCCGGCGAGCCCGTCGCGGTGCGGGAGGATGCCGATGGCTGA
- a CDS encoding urea carboxylase-associated family protein, translating into MTFDAERELVLPAGHGRAIRVAAGTLVRLTNPWGTQAVDSWAFNAHDLGEFLSMDHLRSVNSVAYVDKGVKLVSNQRRPLLTILEDTSAGRHDTLLCPCNAAIYRELGHEGYHRSCSDNLHEALAALGIRVPFTPAALNLFMSVRVESDGTLTRLLPASRPGASILLRAELDLVIAFSSCPQDITTINGADRTPRDCVIRIGEPAPAAAAA; encoded by the coding sequence ATGACCTTCGATGCCGAGCGCGAGCTCGTCCTGCCGGCCGGCCACGGCCGGGCCATCCGCGTCGCCGCGGGCACGCTGGTGCGCCTCACCAATCCCTGGGGCACCCAGGCCGTGGACTCCTGGGCCTTCAACGCCCACGACCTCGGCGAATTCCTGTCGATGGACCATCTGCGCTCGGTCAACAGCGTCGCCTATGTCGACAAAGGCGTGAAGCTGGTCAGCAACCAGCGCCGGCCGCTGCTCACCATTCTGGAGGACACCTCCGCCGGGCGGCACGACACGCTGCTCTGCCCTTGCAACGCGGCGATCTACCGCGAGCTCGGCCATGAGGGCTATCACCGCAGCTGCAGCGACAACCTGCACGAGGCGCTGGCGGCGCTCGGCATCCGCGTGCCGTTCACGCCCGCCGCCTTGAACCTGTTCATGAGCGTGCGGGTCGAGAGCGACGGGACGCTGACGCGGCTCCTGCCGGCCTCCAGGCCCGGCGCCTCGATCCTGCTGCGCGCCGAGCTCGACCTCGTCATCGCCTTCTCGTCCTGTCCGCAGGACATCACCACCATCAACGGCGCCGACCGCACCCCGCGCGACTGCGTCATCCGGATCGGCGAGCCCGCGCCGGCGGCAGCGGCGGCATGA